A portion of the Cryptomeria japonica chromosome 5, Sugi_1.0, whole genome shotgun sequence genome contains these proteins:
- the LOC131043087 gene encoding uncharacterized protein LOC131043087 yields MLSLSLVRSLVLRDDGDRRNSLRKAVLYLPKQPKWRSRSRKLSLSMGNGRDFPYLVFVPTEEVVKDELRVAEIARDVGMEFCGDLINGRLIYSWPGMAARESVWLPFPHLTDACPQQLHEFVTLSRGLFRVENLPSNNRSPVAYPRKSSLAVRISREFVDSMEKFTRILAGRGWSVFNVTSSVDKEVFVYRKIDYKLRLQWDGLNPTPSPAYRARELRLPRLDLTNARTEVLEYILLMTDDLFYLTQNKPPVNSSRRSFSSY; encoded by the coding sequence ATGCTGTCACTGAGCCTGGTTCGATCCCTGGTCCTCCGAGACGACGGAGACCGCCGGAATTCTTTGCGCAAGGCGGTTCTTTACTTGCCCAAGCAGCCCAAATGGAGGAGCCGGAGCCGGAAACTGAGTCTGAGCATGGGCAATGGCAGAGACTTCCCGTATTTGGTGTTCGTGCCGACGGAGGAAGTGGTGAAGGATGAGCTCCGGGTGGCCGAAATAGCTCGGGATGTGGGCATGGAATTCTGCGGGGACTTAATCAATGGCCGCCTCATATATTCGTGGCCTGGCATGGCCGCCCGTGAGTCTGTCTGGCTGCCCTTTCCTCACTTGACTGATGCCTGCCCTCAACAGCTTCATGAATTTGTAACCCTCAGCAGAGGCCTCTTTAGGGTCGAAAATCTTCCGTCAAATAATAGAAGCCCTGTCGCTTATCCGCGCAAGTCCTCGCTTGCTGTGCGCATCAGCAGGGAATTTGTCGATAGTATGGAGAAGTTCACCAGAATTCTGGCAGGCCGTGGGTGGAGCGTTTTCAATGTTACTAGTTCTGTGGATAAGGAGGTTTTTGTTTACAGAAAGATTGATTATAAGCTTCGGCTCCAGTGGGATGGCTTGAACCCTACGCCTTCCCCTGCCTATAGGGCTCGAGAGCTGCGGCTTCCTCGTCTGGATCTAACAAATGCCCGGACCGAGGTTTTAGAGTATATTTTGCTAATGACGGACGATCTTTTCTATTTGACGCAGAACAAGCCCCCTGTTAATTCTTCCAGAAGGAGCTTTTCTAGTTACTAA